The following proteins are co-located in the Flectobacillus major DSM 103 genome:
- a CDS encoding PAS domain S-box protein, which yields MSVEISTNTGLLDYFYNNPMPMWIYDNLTLEILDANSEVAKLLGVSQSDICGLSIHDFRPKNDATLLEEYLINNNSYNPKSTIWYLQTKNDDIILTNIYNYPICFQGKSASMVSIHKTSDIRAEVPNFHKTRKALELSQYAINAASIISITDANGIIQFVNTNFERISGYNSQELIGKNFNILNSGKHPSTFWDEMWRNIKAGKTWRSEVCNLSKFKKAYWLDTFVIPVFDDLGEFDKIVSISTDISEKKQKELKIQILNKQLEQTIIQQQIAQKELERLSLVAKFTQNMVVITNAQGDILWVNESFCRKSEFSLSEVVGKRPSTMLHGPLSNLNTLRAIRRAIEQGLPFEGESLHYTKSGLSYWALVNGEPVFNSQKEVSKYIIVMTDISEIKKQKELVLRSESELNALLSSTGALHILINPAFKIINFNSKAQESAKKLFGITLVKGEDILRGVPSESKRDFDTMVKKALEGQATYNREVFVPNTDICWMVNYLPTFNPSGEILGVVFTALDISERKKEELEVIRTQILLSQAESIANMGSWELDVDSGQLNWSDQHYHICHLPPQSIIPTLDFVTEKIIHPQDKSSFVNFIDTIIHGKKMQEIELHFLLDNQSIKIIRLKAQPIFNEKQVVKRIVGVAKDISLQKATQEKEEMERVKHSALVQNMPDPVYSLDMNLNFVSFNKAFEQQTSQLTHTLPLVGMNAHEYFAKGIRQDYRQVIEPCLKGQSLHFEMCMPINNITQYMEVSANPIFNDLSEQIGIIVFSRNITARKQGEIALQESNTRFENVAKATFDAIWDWNLVNGEFFMGEGFEQMLGLPSGKFHFDEINLFARIHPDDIVSLQTSIEETLAGCQHTWSFQFRAMRSNGEYAHVQDKAIIIRNEQGVATNMIGAMQDITRQVQEEARLKLLESVITHANDGVLITNSTQVLDDNVKIIYVNQAICHITGYTQDELVGQSPFLLLGHKMDNAELQLLEHNFGENTPVESEIIQYRKDGQAIWMSVSAVPVFDGNDNVTHWISIQRDITDKKRREIEREQLLTELARNNQELKQFSYITSHNLRAPLTNLMAISNMLNLDIITDSDTKMLLEGFKGSTKQLNETLNDLMNILIFKDNLDTTITTVSLQKSLDNVFISLQKIIEIAEASISLDTSAFDSIEFNPTYWESVLFHLLSNAIHFSHPNRKPVVQISTQWVDHKKQILIHDNGLGMNIDLVKTKIFGLYQKFHKNSGSKGIGLYYVKMQLNSLGANIDVQSSENEGSTFTITFPEI from the coding sequence ATGTCAGTTGAAATCTCTACAAATACAGGATTATTAGATTATTTCTACAATAATCCAATGCCCATGTGGATTTATGATAATTTAACTCTCGAAATCCTCGATGCCAACAGTGAGGTTGCTAAATTGCTAGGGGTATCGCAGTCCGATATCTGCGGATTAAGTATTCATGATTTTAGGCCAAAAAACGATGCCACACTACTGGAAGAATACCTGATTAACAACAATAGTTATAACCCTAAGTCGACGATTTGGTATTTACAAACCAAAAATGATGATATTATCTTAACTAATATTTATAATTACCCTATTTGTTTTCAAGGCAAATCTGCCAGTATGGTATCTATTCATAAAACCAGCGATATTCGTGCAGAAGTGCCCAATTTTCATAAAACCCGCAAAGCACTCGAATTGTCGCAATATGCTATTAATGCGGCCTCTATTATATCTATTACCGACGCTAACGGAATAATTCAATTTGTAAATACCAATTTTGAGCGAATAAGTGGCTATAATAGTCAAGAACTTATTGGTAAAAACTTCAATATTCTTAACTCGGGGAAGCATCCTTCAACTTTTTGGGATGAAATGTGGAGGAATATCAAAGCTGGAAAAACATGGCGTTCGGAGGTTTGTAACTTGTCGAAGTTTAAGAAAGCTTACTGGCTCGACACCTTTGTTATTCCAGTTTTTGACGATTTGGGAGAATTCGACAAAATTGTTTCTATATCGACCGATATTTCTGAAAAAAAGCAAAAAGAACTCAAAATACAGATCCTTAATAAACAACTAGAGCAAACCATTATTCAGCAACAAATAGCTCAAAAAGAGCTTGAAAGGCTGTCGCTTGTTGCCAAGTTCACCCAAAATATGGTAGTAATTACCAATGCTCAGGGCGATATTCTGTGGGTAAATGAGTCGTTTTGTCGAAAATCAGAATTCAGTCTTTCCGAGGTTGTAGGTAAACGCCCTAGTACCATGCTACACGGCCCACTCTCAAACCTCAATACGCTTAGGGCTATTCGTAGGGCTATCGAGCAAGGGTTGCCATTTGAGGGGGAGTCGCTTCATTATACCAAATCGGGGCTATCTTATTGGGCATTGGTCAATGGCGAGCCTGTTTTTAATAGCCAGAAAGAAGTATCTAAGTATATTATAGTGATGACCGACATTTCGGAAATCAAAAAACAGAAAGAACTTGTCCTTCGTTCAGAGTCGGAACTCAACGCTTTATTGAGTAGTACAGGGGCTTTGCACATTTTGATAAACCCAGCCTTCAAGATTATCAATTTCAATTCAAAAGCTCAGGAGTCTGCCAAGAAACTATTTGGCATAACACTTGTCAAAGGCGAAGATATTCTCAGAGGAGTCCCCTCTGAATCAAAAAGGGATTTTGATACTATGGTAAAAAAGGCACTCGAAGGCCAAGCTACCTATAATCGTGAAGTATTTGTGCCAAATACCGATATATGCTGGATGGTGAATTATCTGCCAACATTCAATCCAAGTGGCGAGATATTAGGCGTGGTATTTACAGCCCTAGATATTTCTGAAAGAAAAAAAGAGGAACTTGAGGTAATCAGAACCCAAATACTCCTCAGCCAAGCAGAATCTATTGCCAATATGGGTAGCTGGGAGCTCGATGTAGACTCAGGGCAATTGAACTGGTCAGATCAGCATTATCATATTTGTCATTTGCCTCCTCAAAGTATTATTCCTACACTTGATTTTGTAACCGAAAAAATTATCCATCCTCAAGACAAATCCTCTTTTGTCAATTTTATTGATACTATTATACATGGCAAAAAAATGCAAGAAATAGAACTGCATTTTTTGCTCGATAACCAATCTATCAAGATTATTCGACTAAAAGCACAGCCTATCTTCAATGAAAAACAAGTGGTAAAAAGAATCGTAGGCGTAGCCAAAGATATAAGCCTACAAAAAGCTACCCAAGAAAAAGAGGAAATGGAAAGGGTAAAACACTCGGCACTGGTACAAAATATGCCCGACCCTGTGTATTCGTTAGACATGAATTTGAATTTTGTTTCGTTCAACAAAGCTTTTGAACAACAAACTTCTCAACTAACTCATACTCTGCCTTTGGTAGGAATGAATGCCCATGAGTATTTTGCAAAGGGTATCCGACAAGACTATCGGCAAGTTATCGAACCGTGTTTGAAAGGGCAAAGTCTTCATTTTGAAATGTGTATGCCTATCAATAATATCACGCAATACATGGAAGTGTCGGCCAATCCAATCTTCAATGATTTGTCTGAACAGATAGGTATTATCGTTTTTTCACGAAATATCACGGCTCGAAAACAAGGTGAGATAGCTCTTCAGGAGAGTAATACCCGCTTTGAAAATGTGGCAAAGGCAACCTTCGATGCTATATGGGACTGGAACTTAGTTAATGGTGAGTTTTTTATGGGAGAAGGTTTTGAACAAATGTTGGGGCTTCCTTCGGGCAAATTCCATTTTGATGAAATCAATTTGTTTGCAAGAATACACCCAGATGACATTGTTTCTTTACAAACGTCTATTGAAGAAACCTTGGCAGGATGCCAACATACATGGTCTTTTCAGTTTAGGGCAATGCGTTCTAATGGCGAATATGCCCACGTACAAGACAAGGCTATTATTATCAGAAATGAACAAGGTGTGGCTACCAATATGATTGGAGCAATGCAGGATATTACCAGACAAGTACAAGAGGAAGCTCGCCTAAAACTCCTCGAATCGGTTATTACACATGCCAACGATGGCGTGTTGATTACTAATAGTACACAGGTGTTGGACGATAACGTCAAAATTATTTATGTGAATCAAGCCATTTGTCATATTACTGGATATACCCAAGATGAATTGGTAGGACAATCGCCGTTTCTACTTTTAGGTCATAAAATGGATAATGCTGAACTTCAACTTTTGGAACACAATTTTGGAGAGAATACGCCTGTAGAGTCGGAAATAATTCAATATCGAAAAGATGGACAAGCTATCTGGATGAGTGTGTCGGCTGTACCTGTTTTTGATGGCAATGACAATGTAACTCACTGGATTTCTATACAAAGAGATATTACTGATAAAAAAAGACGGGAAATTGAACGAGAACAACTTTTGACTGAACTGGCTCGTAACAACCAAGAACTTAAACAGTTCTCATACATTACTTCACATAATTTGCGAGCTCCATTAACCAACCTTATGGCTATTTCGAATATGCTTAATCTGGATATTATTACAGATAGCGATACCAAAATGCTATTGGAAGGCTTTAAGGGCTCGACAAAACAGCTCAACGAAACACTCAATGATTTGATGAATATCTTGATTTTCAAAGATAACTTAGATACTACTATTACGACCGTTTCGCTCCAGAAATCGCTCGATAATGTATTTATTTCTTTACAAAAAATCATCGAAATAGCAGAAGCCTCTATTTCGCTCGATACCAGTGCATTTGACAGTATAGAGTTTAATCCTACCTATTGGGAAAGCGTATTATTTCATTTGCTTTCCAATGCTATTCATTTTTCACATCCCAACAGAAAGCCTGTTGTCCAGATATCGACTCAATGGGTTGACCACAAAAAGCAGATTCTTATTCATGATAATGGCTTGGGAATGAATATCGATTTGGTCAAAACCAAGATATTTGGTTTGTATCAGAAATTCCACAAAAATTCTGGCTCAAAAGGAATTGGATTGTACTATGTAAAAATGCAACTAAACTCGCTAGGTGCTAATATCGACGTACAAAGTTCTGAAAATGAAGGCTCTACATTTACGATTACTTTTCCCGAAATATAA
- a CDS encoding phosphocholine-specific phospholipase C — protein MESRREFIKKASLLASGAGLLGMLPPSIQKAMAINPSEGSTFWDAEHVVILMQENRSFDHCYGTLQGVRGFNDPRAITLPSKNKVWLQANTKGETYVPFRLNLKDSNATWMSSLPHSWENQVDARNDGKYDKWLSVKQSGNREYRNMPLTLGYYNREDIPFYYALADAFTVCDQNFCSSLTGTTPNRLYLWSGTIREKHSFESKAHVKNEDVDYDKLAKWKTFPERLEENGIAWKIYQNEISLSTGLEGEEDSWLSNFTDNPIEWFEQYHVKFSPEYYQYIQKMEVSLPIEIAKLEKELAGLEANSKEWEKVNRTLNRRKNYLDIVTSDLEKWKPAYFENLTTFQKNIHQKAFTNNRNDPHFHELMSLEYEDNGTSRKMEVPKGDVLHQFRKDVAANELPTVSWLVAPENFSDHPGAPWYGAWYVSEVMDILTQNPEVWKKTIFILAYDENDGYFDHVPPFVAPHHTKPNTGKVSSGIDTSVEQVNLAHEKQRDYDNPDKEAREGPIGLGFRVPLVIASPWSRGGNVCSEIFDHTSVIQFLEKFLGHKTKKHIKETNITEWRRTVCGDLTSVFKPYNGDKISLPTFVDKEPFIQSVHKAKFKQVPANFRPLKDDEIKQINEAPASSELMPKQEKGIRKACALPYELFVEGSLSKDGKRFEVTFEASDKVFGSKSQGCAFVAYMPTEFAKKNEKGEILGYEQVSTRNYAVKQGDQLEDTWLISDFLDKNYHVDVYGPNGFFRSFKGNASQPKVEVSLQYQTTEKSSKELTGNALLVLKNTSKQTISFEVTDLAYQTDKRLVEVAQGKTETVLLDLSKSHNWYDFSVKVAGNSTFERRYAGHVENGKESYTDPAMGQVVGDSGH, from the coding sequence ATGGAGTCGAGAAGAGAATTTATTAAAAAAGCGTCGTTATTGGCTAGTGGAGCAGGTTTGCTAGGAATGTTACCACCGTCAATACAAAAGGCCATGGCTATCAATCCATCGGAGGGGAGTACCTTCTGGGATGCCGAGCATGTAGTAATATTGATGCAAGAAAACCGTTCTTTTGACCACTGTTATGGTACTTTGCAGGGCGTTCGGGGTTTTAATGACCCACGGGCTATTACCTTGCCTAGCAAAAATAAAGTGTGGCTTCAGGCCAATACAAAAGGCGAAACTTATGTGCCTTTTAGGCTCAACCTGAAAGACTCCAACGCTACATGGATGAGTTCCTTGCCCCATTCTTGGGAAAACCAAGTGGATGCCCGAAACGATGGTAAATATGACAAGTGGCTAAGTGTGAAGCAATCGGGTAATCGTGAATACCGCAATATGCCCCTTACGTTGGGGTATTATAACCGTGAAGATATTCCATTTTATTATGCCTTGGCCGATGCTTTTACGGTATGCGACCAAAACTTCTGCTCGTCGCTGACAGGTACTACGCCTAATCGGTTGTATTTGTGGTCGGGTACAATTCGGGAGAAACATTCTTTTGAGTCTAAAGCTCATGTAAAAAATGAAGATGTTGATTATGACAAATTGGCCAAATGGAAAACTTTTCCAGAAAGATTAGAAGAGAATGGTATTGCTTGGAAAATCTACCAAAATGAAATTAGTTTATCAACGGGCTTGGAAGGCGAAGAGGACTCTTGGTTGTCGAATTTTACTGATAATCCTATCGAGTGGTTTGAGCAATATCATGTGAAGTTCTCGCCAGAATATTACCAATATATTCAAAAAATGGAGGTGTCTTTACCTATCGAAATTGCTAAGCTAGAGAAGGAGTTAGCTGGATTGGAGGCTAATAGCAAGGAGTGGGAAAAGGTAAACCGAACCTTGAATCGTAGAAAAAATTATTTGGATATTGTAACATCGGATTTGGAAAAATGGAAACCAGCATATTTTGAGAATTTGACGACTTTCCAAAAGAATATTCATCAAAAAGCCTTTACCAATAATCGTAACGACCCGCATTTTCATGAACTGATGTCGCTCGAATACGAAGATAATGGTACAAGCCGCAAAATGGAAGTACCCAAAGGCGATGTTTTACATCAGTTCAGAAAAGATGTAGCAGCCAATGAGTTACCGACAGTGTCGTGGTTGGTTGCTCCCGAAAATTTCTCAGACCACCCTGGTGCTCCGTGGTATGGTGCTTGGTATGTTTCGGAAGTAATGGATATTCTTACCCAAAACCCTGAAGTTTGGAAAAAGACTATCTTTATTTTGGCCTATGACGAAAACGATGGTTATTTTGACCACGTTCCGCCATTTGTTGCACCACATCATACCAAACCCAATACAGGAAAAGTATCGTCGGGTATTGATACCTCCGTTGAGCAAGTAAATTTGGCACACGAAAAACAAAGAGATTACGATAATCCCGACAAAGAAGCTCGTGAAGGCCCAATAGGATTAGGCTTCAGAGTTCCCTTGGTAATTGCGTCGCCGTGGAGTAGAGGAGGCAATGTGTGTTCCGAGATTTTTGACCATACCTCGGTGATTCAATTTTTGGAAAAATTCTTGGGTCATAAAACCAAGAAGCATATCAAAGAAACTAATATTACCGAATGGCGAAGAACCGTTTGTGGTGACCTAACGTCAGTTTTTAAGCCTTATAATGGTGATAAAATTTCTTTGCCAACTTTTGTTGATAAAGAACCTTTTATTCAGTCGGTTCACAAAGCTAAGTTCAAACAAGTGCCTGCTAATTTCAGACCTTTGAAAGATGATGAAATTAAGCAAATCAACGAAGCCCCTGCTTCGTCTGAGCTAATGCCCAAGCAAGAAAAAGGTATCAGAAAGGCTTGTGCTTTACCTTATGAATTGTTTGTAGAAGGTAGCCTGAGCAAAGATGGAAAGCGTTTTGAGGTAACATTCGAGGCTTCCGACAAAGTGTTTGGGTCAAAGTCGCAGGGTTGTGCTTTTGTGGCTTATATGCCAACTGAGTTTGCTAAAAAGAACGAAAAAGGCGAAATCTTAGGCTACGAGCAGGTAAGTACTCGTAATTATGCCGTAAAGCAGGGAGACCAACTGGAGGATACTTGGCTGATAAGTGACTTTTTGGATAAAAATTATCATGTCGATGTTTATGGCCCTAATGGTTTCTTTAGATCTTTTAAAGGTAATGCTTCTCAACCTAAGGTAGAGGTATCGTTGCAATACCAAACTACTGAAAAATCGAGTAAAGAGCTGACTGGTAACGCATTATTGGTATTGAAAAATACAAGTAAACAAACGATTTCGTTTGAGGTTACAGACTTGGCTTATCAGACGGACAAGAGATTGGTAGAAGTAGCACAAGGAAAAACCGAAACGGTATTGCTTGATTTATCAAAAAGTCATAATTGGTACGATTTCTCAGTAAAAGTAGCTGGCAATAGTACATTTGAAAGACGTTATGCAGGCCATGTCGAAAATGGTAAAGAAAGCTACACCGACCCAGCTATGGGACAAGTAGTAGGGGATTCTGGTCATTGA
- a CDS encoding nuclear transport factor 2 family protein: protein MTSLDLVKQYYTCFNNKDWNGMLALLHPEVRHEANQGDVRIGIEKFTEFLQKMDESYEETLTDMVFFAEPSDSRVAVEFVVNGIYKKGEEGLPEAHNQTYVLPAGAFLAVKDGKISRVTTYYNLPLWIELVSK from the coding sequence ATGACTTCATTAGACCTTGTAAAACAATACTATACTTGTTTTAATAACAAAGATTGGAACGGAATGTTGGCTCTTTTACACCCCGAGGTTCGTCATGAGGCTAACCAAGGTGATGTAAGAATCGGTATAGAAAAATTTACTGAATTTTTACAAAAAATGGATGAGTCTTACGAAGAAACACTTACCGATATGGTTTTCTTTGCTGAACCTTCTGACAGCCGTGTAGCCGTTGAATTTGTGGTAAATGGTATTTACAAAAAGGGAGAAGAAGGGCTACCAGAAGCTCATAATCAAACGTATGTGTTGCCTGCGGGAGCGTTTTTGGCTGTAAAAGACGGCAAAATTAGCCGAGTAACTACGTATTATAATCTTCCTCTTTGGATAGAGCTAGTATCTAAGTAA
- a CDS encoding carbon-nitrogen hydrolase family protein, whose product MTLKVASAQYPITEHASFSQWRTHIEKWVQQAVQQKAQVLVFPEYGAMELVSIFSAEIRANLRQQVQELDTLKADFCTVFEALAKQYQVTIVAPSLPVIEQNKAINRAFVFSAKGLVGFQDKLFMTRFENEEWGIQSGTKTLQVFEADWGNFGIQICYDVEFSVGSQLLSQAGAHVVFSPSCTETLRGATRVHVGARARALENQIYTIVSQTVGNALWSPAVDINYGFAACYCTPDKNLPQEGIIATLTPQKEDWLIAELDLTLLTLVRNDGQVFNFKDHQHVTTNLIENPIQIQRFLV is encoded by the coding sequence ATGACCCTCAAAGTTGCCTCGGCTCAATATCCTATTACCGAACACGCTAGCTTTAGCCAATGGCGTACTCATATAGAAAAATGGGTGCAGCAAGCTGTTCAACAAAAAGCACAAGTATTAGTTTTTCCTGAATATGGAGCGATGGAACTCGTAAGTATTTTTTCGGCTGAAATACGAGCTAATCTGCGTCAACAAGTACAGGAATTAGACACCCTAAAGGCCGATTTTTGTACCGTATTTGAAGCCCTAGCCAAACAATATCAAGTTACTATTGTTGCTCCTAGTTTGCCTGTTATCGAGCAAAACAAAGCTATCAATCGAGCTTTTGTTTTTTCAGCAAAGGGCCTTGTCGGGTTTCAGGATAAGCTATTTATGACACGCTTTGAAAACGAAGAATGGGGTATTCAGAGTGGCACAAAAACGCTTCAGGTGTTTGAGGCTGATTGGGGAAACTTTGGTATTCAAATTTGTTATGATGTAGAATTTAGTGTGGGTTCTCAGCTTCTCAGCCAAGCAGGAGCTCATGTAGTATTTTCGCCAAGTTGTACCGAAACCCTCAGGGGGGCCACCCGTGTACATGTGGGTGCAAGAGCGAGGGCCCTCGAAAACCAAATATATACCATTGTTTCTCAGACTGTTGGCAACGCCCTTTGGTCGCCAGCTGTAGATATTAACTATGGCTTTGCTGCGTGTTATTGTACACCCGACAAAAACCTTCCTCAAGAAGGTATTATCGCAACCCTTACTCCTCAAAAAGAAGATTGGCTTATTGCCGAGCTTGACTTGACCTTACTAACATTGGTACGTAATGATGGGCAAGTATTTAATTTCAAAGACCACCAACACGTTACGACCAACCTTATCGAAAATCCAATACAGATTCAACGTTTTTTGGTATAA